ACCACCGTGGCCCTGCGTAAAGCCAAGAATGCCGGTCGTAACTGTTTCCGCTTTTTCGATCCCGATTTGCAGGCCATGCTCGAACAGCGCATGGGCCTGGAGGAAGACCTGCACTTGGCTGTTGAAAGAGGGGAGCTGGAACTGTACTACCAGCCGCAGGTTGACGGCGACGGTCAGCTCATTGGTGCCGAGGCACTGCTGCGCTGGAAGCATCCGGAGAAGGGTGTCATTTCTCCGGCCGTGTTCATCCCTCTGGCCGAGGAAAACGGGTTGATTTTTTCGATCGGCCTTTGGGTGCTTGAAACCGCTTGTGCCCAGATCAAGGCTTGGAGTGACAACCCGGCAATTCCTGCGTTCCAGGTGGCGGTCAATGTCAGCGCCCGCCAGTTCCAGCAACCCGATTTCACCGACAGGGTCGAACAAGTGCTGACCAGGACCGGCATTGACCCCAATAAACTGAAGATCGAGTTGACCGAGAGCGTGGTACTCGCCGATATCAACGACACCCTGAAGAAAATGCATTCCTTGAAAGCACTCGGGCTCAGCCTGTCACTGGATGACTTCGGTACTGGCCAATCTTCGCTGTCCTACCTGACGCGGATGCCACTCGATCAACTCAAGATCGACCGCTCGTTTGTCATCAACCTGCCGAAGAACCGTAACGATGCCATCCTGGCCCAAGCCATTATCGCCATGGGCCAAGGCCTCAATCTGGCTGTGATCGCCGAGGGCGTTGAAACCGCGGCACAACAGGAGTTCCTCAAAAGTCTCGGCTGTCACTTCTACCAGGGCTATCTCTATTCACGGCCATTGCCCGTGGCTGAATTTGAAGTGTATTTACAGCGCATAGAACCACCTCCCAATTAACGGCAAGGCCTACTCAGGTTTCGATTAGCTATGGTAGCGAGCCACCCAGAAAAACTGCATCAAGGAAGTTGCAGAGAAATGATTAAATGACTGTAATAGGTCGAAACCTGACGTTGATCTGAGTGACTGCGAATGACCGAAATAGGTCGCAAGGAGCCATATGCCTCCGGCCGCTGTAGTTCAATGCTGGATTCCGAGATTCAAAACGTGTGTACCGAAGATCATGTGGGCGATTTCAACAGTGGATTCCGGATACCTTTTTTATCTCCTTCGTGATCTTCCTCTCCGCAACCGCGATTAGCCTTCTTCCAGACTGTCTGCCGGATCTGTCTGCATCCTACGTATAACGCCTCTCAGATAACCGCCAGGTCCACCGCCTGCCGACGCCGTGCACCTTCGGACGCTGCACATGCTCCAACACATACTGCGTCCACCCCATCAGTCAAACA
This window of the Gammaproteobacteria bacterium genome carries:
- a CDS encoding EAL domain-containing protein — encoded protein: MLVTDANAVIIRVNQAFTRLTGYKPEDVIGKTTAILSSGRQDPEFYQRMWQSLKDNGYWQGVIWNKRKNGKIDAEWLSISAVAAPDGTTTHYVATYSDITENKNAEAEVHRLAYYDTLTRLPNRRLLQDRLEQAVLNCPPSGKHGALLLMELDHFQRINDTLGHEIGDQLLVETARRLSRCLPEGDTLARFGGDEFVLLLEGLSAEPIEAAAEVEQMAEKVSTALAQPFNVANRVFYFTLSIGIVLCHAPESAEMLLQQTTVALRKAKNAGRNCFRFFDPDLQAMLEQRMGLEEDLHLAVERGELELYYQPQVDGDGQLIGAEALLRWKHPEKGVISPAVFIPLAEENGLIFSIGLWVLETACAQIKAWSDNPAIPAFQVAVNVSARQFQQPDFTDRVEQVLTRTGIDPNKLKIELTESVVLADINDTLKKMHSLKALGLSLSLDDFGTGQSSLSYLTRMPLDQLKIDRSFVINLPKNRNDAILAQAIIAMGQGLNLAVIAEGVETAAQQEFLKSLGCHFYQGYLYSRPLPVAEFEVYLQRIEPPPN